From a single Bacillus sp. NEB1478 genomic region:
- a CDS encoding FTR1 family protein, with protein sequence MIKKAQIFLVIFLFGLIISPLHSFADNKATEDMTEANKLVSQSLQLSKQGDLDGAAKTFKKFSSTWLSIEDGVKDQSTTAYKDIEDAMGQVQFSFAQQPVKNENVTNGLTLLMQTNQKFIDGKFPATDEEKSTHNQKINVASLVTLLDHSLDKIDENDVEGAKADIEQFRKSWLEVEGSVLTQSSKVYSDAESDMVTSYALLSSNKINEAEKKIQEMRDYLAPLAMKSSYNMMDAVTILLREGLEALLVIVALLGFLKKSGHEDKKQWIWMGVGSGVGVSIILGVIVNLMFSAGTFGSNNFLIAGWTGVFAAAMLLYMSYWLHSKSSVAEWQRYIRTKSTTALNTGSLFSLAALSFLAVFREGTETVLFFIGMANSIETSSLLTGIGLGVLILIILSYFILKVGLRIPMRPFFLVSSVLMFYLCFKFAGMGIHGLQLAGLLPVTQIDSLPAIEFLAFYPTVQSIVPQAFLLIVAIIAAVLNQKKDIKLKIQLRKQGELHNAN encoded by the coding sequence TTGATAAAGAAGGCTCAAATCTTTCTTGTAATTTTTCTGTTTGGACTAATCATATCTCCTTTACATAGCTTTGCTGATAATAAGGCAACGGAGGATATGACTGAAGCAAATAAATTAGTATCACAATCTCTCCAATTATCGAAACAAGGTGATTTGGATGGAGCTGCTAAAACGTTTAAAAAATTTTCGAGCACATGGCTATCGATAGAAGATGGTGTTAAAGACCAATCCACAACCGCTTACAAAGATATTGAAGATGCGATGGGTCAAGTACAATTCTCTTTTGCTCAACAGCCAGTTAAAAATGAAAATGTAACTAATGGATTAACATTACTGATGCAGACAAACCAAAAGTTCATTGATGGTAAATTTCCTGCAACGGATGAAGAAAAGAGCACTCATAATCAAAAGATAAATGTTGCGAGCCTCGTAACTCTGCTAGATCATTCCTTAGATAAAATTGATGAGAATGATGTAGAGGGGGCAAAAGCAGATATTGAGCAGTTTAGAAAATCATGGCTGGAAGTTGAAGGGTCAGTTTTGACACAATCATCAAAGGTGTATTCTGATGCAGAGAGTGATATGGTCACATCCTATGCTCTTCTCTCATCAAACAAAATAAATGAGGCAGAGAAAAAGATTCAGGAGATGCGTGATTATCTAGCACCTCTGGCAATGAAATCGAGCTATAACATGATGGATGCCGTAACCATATTATTACGTGAAGGTTTAGAAGCTTTACTCGTTATCGTGGCGTTGTTAGGTTTCTTGAAGAAGTCTGGACACGAAGATAAGAAGCAATGGATTTGGATGGGTGTCGGATCAGGTGTCGGAGTAAGCATTATTTTAGGTGTTATCGTGAATCTGATGTTCTCAGCAGGAACGTTTGGAAGCAATAACTTTTTAATTGCAGGCTGGACGGGGGTTTTTGCTGCCGCAATGCTTTTATATATGAGCTATTGGCTGCACAGTAAATCAAGTGTTGCTGAATGGCAAAGATATATACGTACTAAAAGTACAACAGCATTAAATACAGGAAGTTTATTTTCACTTGCCGCATTGTCGTTTCTGGCGGTTTTCCGAGAAGGTACGGAAACTGTTCTGTTTTTTATAGGGATGGCAAATTCCATTGAAACGTCTTCTCTTTTAACCGGAATAGGGCTAGGGGTCTTAATTCTTATCATTCTGTCTTACTTCATCTTGAAGGTAGGGTTGAGAATTCCAATGCGTCCGTTTTTCTTAGTATCAAGTGTTTTAATGTTTTATTTATGCTTTAAATTTGCTGGAATGGGAATTCATGGATTGCAGCTGGCAGGGCTGTTGCCAGTAACACAAATTGATTCTTTGCCAGCGATTGAATTTTTGGCATTCTATCCAACGGTGCAAAGTATTGTTCCACAGGCATTCCTTCTAATCGTGGCAATTATTGCAGCAGTACTTAACCAAAAGAAAGATATTAAATTAAAAATTCAACTTAGAAAACAGGGGGAACTTCACAATGCAAACTAA
- a CDS encoding four-helix bundle copper-binding protein, whose amino-acid sequence MSHEQYLECIDECLACMKACNHCFDACLKEDDVKMMAECIRLDRECAEVCSYAATAMSRNSPFSKEVCQLCADICEACGKECKKHNHEHCQQCAEACLRCADVCRQMAS is encoded by the coding sequence ATGTCTCATGAACAATATCTAGAATGTATCGATGAATGCCTAGCATGTATGAAAGCTTGTAACCACTGTTTTGATGCTTGCTTAAAAGAAGATGATGTAAAAATGATGGCTGAATGTATCCGCTTGGATCGCGAATGTGCAGAAGTGTGCAGCTATGCCGCGACAGCTATGTCACGAAACAGTCCCTTTTCAAAAGAAGTCTGCCAGCTTTGTGCAGACATTTGTGAAGCTTGTGGCAAAGAGTGCAAAAAGCATAATCACGAACATTGTCAGCAATGTGCTGAAGCCTGTTTACGATGTGCCGATGTATGTCGCCAAATGGCTAGTTAA
- a CDS encoding GNAT family N-acetyltransferase — translation MNLRFKIASETEIEEIYELAGENRREATDHDSDDNRQKMIEAYEHSAKYNAYFVCLMEEDTLLGWVQIDKAFDYLTGDEIGWVNDLFVKKPYRGKGYSKLLMEEALKEFRKNGYSDVRLNVYTHNQKAMSLYERMGFKDVNKFMKISL, via the coding sequence ATGAATTTACGATTTAAAATAGCATCAGAAACGGAAATAGAAGAAATTTACGAGTTAGCCGGTGAAAACCGCAGGGAAGCTACAGATCACGATTCAGATGACAATAGGCAAAAAATGATTGAAGCTTATGAGCATTCGGCTAAATATAATGCTTATTTTGTCTGTCTCATGGAAGAAGATACATTGCTTGGATGGGTTCAAATTGATAAAGCATTTGATTACCTTACGGGAGATGAAATTGGCTGGGTCAATGATTTGTTTGTGAAAAAACCTTACAGAGGGAAAGGGTACTCCAAATTATTAATGGAAGAAGCTTTAAAAGAATTTAGAAAAAATGGATATAGTGATGTAAGGCTAAACGTTTATACTCATAATCAGAAGGCAATGAGTTTGTATGAGAGAATGGGATTTAAAGATGTTAATAAATTTATGAAAATATCTTTATAG
- a CDS encoding DUF202 domain-containing protein has product MFVQKENQTIDSKYIQQHLANERTYLAWIRTAIAIVGIGFVIVNLHFTLQDKLSHTADLIAITVGALAFLLGTSTIILSSYEYMRKRYQINQQTFHAAKNLILILSASLVVSLIVMGILFMIYLINNVGS; this is encoded by the coding sequence ATGTTCGTACAAAAAGAAAATCAAACAATAGACTCAAAATATATTCAGCAGCATTTAGCAAACGAACGAACCTATCTGGCATGGATTCGTACAGCGATTGCAATCGTAGGTATAGGTTTTGTTATCGTTAATCTTCACTTTACTTTACAAGACAAATTATCTCATACCGCTGACCTAATTGCGATTACGGTAGGTGCACTGGCATTTTTATTAGGTACATCCACCATAATTCTTTCGTCTTATGAATATATGAGAAAAAGATATCAAATCAATCAGCAAACATTTCATGCAGCAAAGAATCTCATTTTAATACTATCGGCTTCACTCGTGGTAAGCTTAATTGTGATGGGGATCTTGTTTATGATCTATTTAATCAATAACGTGGGTTCATAA
- a CDS encoding metalloregulator ArsR/SmtB family transcription factor, with amino-acid sequence MKEIQQIEKNTFNDLDEETLFMVAQCFKALSDPTRLRILNLLLQGEHSVNEIADTLSLLQSTVSHQLRFLKNVRLVKFRREGTTMYYSTDDEHVIDLLKQSINHAKHT; translated from the coding sequence ATGAAAGAAATTCAACAGATTGAAAAGAATACCTTTAATGACCTGGATGAAGAAACGCTTTTTATGGTAGCTCAATGTTTCAAAGCGCTATCAGACCCTACCCGTCTCCGCATATTAAACTTATTGCTCCAAGGTGAGCATTCTGTTAATGAAATCGCTGATACACTGTCACTCTTACAATCAACAGTATCTCATCAATTGCGTTTTTTAAAAAATGTTAGATTAGTAAAATTCCGCAGAGAAGGCACAACGATGTATTATTCTACAGACGATGAACACGTAATAGACTTGCTTAAACAAAGTATAAATCATGCCAAACATACGTAA
- a CDS encoding cation diffusion facilitator family transporter — protein sequence MGHSHEHVHNHSHGHHHHGSNNKAALKWSFFLIAVFMIVEVVGGLLTNSLALLSDAGHMLSDAAALGLSFLALTYGQRKATHSKTFGYKRFEILAAFLNGLTLLIISLYIFWEAYQRLMNPPEVVSKGMLIISFIGLAVNIAAAYILMKGDKDENLNVRSAFLHVLGDMLGSVGAIIAALLIMFLGWSIADPIASIIVAILIIISAFRVTKESFHILMEGSPLNIDVAKVREALMGLPEVKDVHDLHVWSITSDFPALSCHIVKESDTNYQTVLKAANKLLHDQFHIEHTTIQIDEAEIGCQKEEHCN from the coding sequence ATGGGACATTCTCATGAACACGTCCATAATCATAGCCATGGACATCATCACCACGGAAGTAATAACAAGGCAGCTTTAAAATGGTCTTTCTTTTTAATCGCAGTCTTTATGATTGTTGAAGTAGTTGGCGGATTATTAACGAATAGTCTGGCTCTCTTATCAGATGCAGGGCATATGCTGAGTGATGCGGCTGCACTGGGGTTAAGCTTTTTAGCTTTAACGTATGGACAGCGAAAAGCTACTCATTCCAAAACTTTTGGTTACAAACGGTTTGAAATATTAGCGGCATTTTTAAACGGGCTAACACTTCTCATTATTTCACTTTATATCTTTTGGGAAGCTTATCAGCGTCTGATGAACCCTCCCGAAGTTGTGAGTAAGGGGATGCTCATTATTTCATTCATTGGTTTGGCAGTGAACATCGCTGCGGCTTATATATTAATGAAAGGCGATAAGGACGAAAATTTAAACGTAAGAAGTGCATTTCTGCATGTGCTGGGTGATATGCTGGGATCAGTTGGGGCAATCATTGCTGCATTACTCATAATGTTTTTGGGATGGAGTATAGCAGACCCGATTGCGAGTATTATCGTGGCTATTTTAATCATTATAAGTGCCTTTCGAGTAACAAAAGAGTCATTTCATATTTTGATGGAAGGCTCACCTCTAAATATTGATGTGGCAAAAGTAAGAGAGGCATTGATGGGGCTTCCTGAAGTAAAAGATGTTCATGACCTTCACGTATGGTCGATTACTTCTGACTTTCCAGCACTTAGCTGTCATATCGTAAAGGAATCCGATACTAATTATCAAACCGTACTGAAAGCTGCAAATAAATTATTGCATGATCAATTCCACATTGAACATACAACGATACAAATTGATGAAGCAGAGATCGGATGTCAAAAAGAAGAGCATTGCAATTAA